One window of the Capnocytophaga haemolytica genome contains the following:
- a CDS encoding phage regulatory protein/antirepressor Ant, whose translation MKELVKFEASAPQTMSSREIAELTNKRHDHVIRDVENLNNSYEKLALPKIGEGYYTHPNTGNQQHREFRLTKMQTLDLLTGYSAELRIKVNRRWAELEEKAQTPPPAIPQTFAEALRLAAMQAERLELQAAELKKQAPKVAYFDNVLQSESTYPTTLIAKELGMSAIKLNQRLHQLGVQYNQSGVWVLYSQHQDKGYTKTITRTFVSNEGKEHTSMLTVWTEKGRLFIHNLLKSS comes from the coding sequence ATGAAAGAGTTAGTAAAATTCGAAGCAAGTGCACCACAAACAATGTCAAGCCGCGAAATCGCAGAACTGACAAATAAGAGGCACGACCACGTAATAAGAGACGTTGAAAATCTGAATAATAGCTATGAAAAGTTAGCCCTCCCCAAAATTGGGGAGGGGTATTACACCCACCCTAATACGGGTAACCAGCAGCACAGAGAGTTCAGATTAACCAAAATGCAGACGCTCGACCTTTTAACGGGTTATAGTGCTGAGTTGCGTATAAAAGTCAATCGCCGATGGGCAGAGCTTGAAGAAAAGGCACAAACGCCCCCGCCAGCTATACCGCAAACATTCGCAGAAGCTTTGCGATTAGCAGCAATGCAAGCTGAGCGGTTAGAGTTGCAAGCCGCTGAACTGAAAAAGCAAGCCCCAAAGGTAGCCTACTTTGATAACGTGCTACAATCAGAAAGCACATACCCTACTACCTTAATCGCAAAAGAGTTAGGTATGAGTGCTATAAAACTCAACCAGCGTTTGCATCAATTAGGGGTGCAGTACAATCAAAGTGGCGTGTGGGTGCTTTATAGTCAGCATCAGGACAAAGGTTACACAAAAACCATCACCCGTACATTTGTCAGCAATGAAGGCAAAGAGCATACCTCAATGCTCACTGTATGGACTGAGAAAGGCAGATTGTTTATTCACAACCTCTTAAAAAGTAGTTAA
- a CDS encoding SH3 beta-barrel fold-containing protein yields MKNDLKTIMRLAWQFFRQTHIAFSECLKKAWANYKLKKAMQKSIVRFYFQKVDGTIREAWGTLSEALTPQTSTTNNRKPNDTVQVYFDTECHQWRCFKKFNIIQLA; encoded by the coding sequence ATGAAAAACGATTTAAAAACCATTATGCGCCTCGCTTGGCAGTTCTTTCGCCAAACCCACATCGCATTCTCAGAATGCCTCAAAAAAGCGTGGGCAAACTACAAACTCAAAAAAGCAATGCAAAAGAGCATCGTACGCTTCTATTTCCAAAAAGTAGACGGCACAATTCGCGAGGCTTGGGGCACACTCTCAGAGGCACTAACACCCCAAACCAGCACCACTAACAACCGCAAACCAAACGACACCGTTCAGGTCTATTTCGATACAGAATGCCACCAGTGGCGTTGCTTTAAAAAGTTCAATATCATACAATTAGCATAA
- a CDS encoding DUF6722 family protein, producing MKKEFGKWLLDIAKYIVTAVFISNTLVSTENSIYAYIGGVLAVFITMAVGLFLLKEPQAKKRPSEE from the coding sequence ATGAAAAAAGAATTTGGTAAGTGGCTGTTAGATATAGCCAAATACATTGTAACAGCAGTGTTTATATCAAACACATTAGTCAGTACAGAAAATAGCATATACGCCTATATAGGCGGCGTTTTAGCTGTTTTTATCACAATGGCAGTAGGTTTGTTTTTGCTCAAAGAACCACAAGCAAAAAAAAGACCCTCAGAAGAATAA
- a CDS encoding phosphoadenosine phosphosulfate reductase family protein: MQLNHAHQVIEQLAQKTSKVVLFHSMSGKDSIALLNLLYPHFEVTCVFMYVVPNLDHINRYMNYINEKYPKAKIIQIPHFAVFSYIKAGYLGCKQNEKQKLYTLADLTDSIRTRTGIEWAVFGFKQSDSMNRRIMLRTYELEAINEKNKKCYPLSKYKNKDILHYIETNNLIPPERYGNSQSSGTSINDLEYLLFLRNHYPRDLQKIINEYPLTERILYEYDYERTKTE, encoded by the coding sequence ATGCAACTCAACCACGCACACCAAGTCATTGAGCAACTCGCTCAAAAAACAAGCAAAGTGGTACTATTTCACTCAATGAGTGGCAAAGATAGTATCGCTTTGCTTAACCTCTTATACCCCCACTTCGAGGTAACCTGTGTATTTATGTACGTAGTCCCTAACCTCGACCACATCAACCGATATATGAACTACATCAACGAGAAGTACCCAAAAGCAAAAATCATACAAATACCACACTTTGCCGTATTCTCATACATCAAAGCAGGCTATTTAGGTTGCAAGCAGAACGAAAAGCAAAAACTCTACACACTCGCCGACCTCACCGATAGCATCCGCACACGCACAGGCATTGAGTGGGCTGTATTTGGCTTTAAACAATCCGATAGTATGAACCGCCGTATAATGCTGCGCACCTACGAGCTTGAAGCCATCAACGAAAAAAACAAAAAGTGCTATCCACTATCCAAATACAAAAACAAAGACATACTCCATTACATCGAAACCAACAACCTCATACCACCCGAACGTTACGGGAATAGTCAGTCATCAGGCACAAGCATAAATGACCTTGAATACTTATTATTCCTCCGCAACCACTACCCGCGCGACCTCCAAAAGATAATCAACGAGTATCCACTCACAGAACGAATATTATATGAGTACGACTATGAAAGAACTAAAACAGAGTGA
- a CDS encoding ParB N-terminal domain-containing protein, giving the protein MKELKQSETQTIQRSQIHLNPYNPKKHTDKKIKEQLANFKKVGFNGGIKWNKTSGNLIDGHRRLMAMDLYYKYDGTPATDYQVKVEVVEFDPKTEKEQMTYEALGNTRADYALVAAYIDEIDYKNIGLSDEDLSAISALIATDVPPVVETIDDFITPTPAENARAARTSEEPSYEDKKEKVKAMKQQIREQAIERGRNEEAYLTLSFTSHQAKSDFCELLGIDPDSRFAKGEDVLSIIE; this is encoded by the coding sequence ATGAAAGAACTAAAACAGAGTGAAACCCAAACCATACAACGTTCCCAAATACATCTCAATCCCTACAACCCTAAAAAGCACACCGACAAAAAGATAAAAGAACAACTCGCAAACTTCAAAAAAGTAGGCTTTAACGGAGGCATCAAGTGGAACAAAACCAGCGGCAACCTCATTGACGGGCACCGCCGCCTAATGGCTATGGACTTGTATTACAAATACGATGGCACCCCCGCTACCGACTACCAGGTAAAAGTAGAAGTCGTGGAGTTTGACCCCAAAACCGAAAAAGAGCAAATGACCTACGAAGCACTCGGAAATACCCGCGCCGATTATGCCCTTGTAGCCGCCTATATTGATGAAATAGACTACAAGAACATAGGATTATCCGATGAAGACTTGTCGGCTATTTCTGCTCTTATAGCTACTGATGTACCTCCTGTGGTTGAAACCATAGACGATTTCATAACTCCCACACCCGCAGAAAACGCTCGTGCGGCTCGCACCTCAGAAGAACCCTCCTATGAGGACAAGAAAGAAAAAGTCAAAGCAATGAAGCAGCAAATCCGAGAACAAGCCATAGAGCGAGGGCGTAATGAAGAAGCATACCTTACCCTATCATTCACCTCTCACCAAGCTAAAAGCGACTTTTGCGAACTGCTGGGCATCGATCCCGACAGCCGATTTGCCAAAGGGGAAGACGTCCTCAGTATCATAGAATAA
- a CDS encoding tape measure protein: MNNNEGSINFEIGLDTKKFQDNLKEIERKFKELEEKFNKPNIPTPEIPKIPDAPKATREAQALADALRNVKRVAGTLFVLGGAQQFVSQLVNVRDEFQRLEISFATMLQSKDKANKLMAEMVDLAAHTPFSMTEVAEGAKRLLAFQIPAEQVTDTLRRMGDVAAGLSVPMSQLIHVYGQVKAQGRLLTNDLYQFTNAGIPIIAELSKVTGKAENEIKDMVTAGKIGFSEIQQVFQNMTNQGGLFYNLTAEQSKSLGGQISNLKDNIEQMFNEMGKATEGTISSAISGVAYLVEHYKQVGKVISVLVATYGTYKASLIAQGVAQQIVTKYGVIDAATKKLQIRATIQAMLAQNSLTKAMLANPYTLVAAAVVGLIAAIWQFSNATTAAEQAQESFNKEMSKLSDLRDKERQQVDDLLSTLKDETKSRGEQNQALLKLQALYPAIFKQYQTEAELLNKIGEARQKAYADIDESDAKRKEDYVRRLEDRLKTLKDSSANANGTDLYSAYKKDKEIQAVEAELAKARRATAWTKTQNKINELSNLSPEEQRRQQALIREEINRRKNAQVGVGQKQIPLTMPAFQSTGYEQFDFKDLGLINQKTDSFLKVSKAQITTFDDLLKKRAELQKGINNIKAQLTAKGANVNDETLNKQLAEQEAALKAVNTQIEKLETKSTKKGGTKTTKAEKTPYDIEAEKRRIERQQEDLHFANEEQRIQQLEEGYDKEDELIRLRYEQRKINIQRLEQDALATLIAERKKQYEYEHGNAKGFDPSVVQLDEATKGEFTQMRNYNEAEKLQAQDKLYQALLDKYKTYAEEEASINKKYAEERAALEKQLTGETLKQRLAESKKAQNKELFELQRKYKAEGKIVGRLFEDFSKKSLKDLEELFKAATEEFAKVKDELDPDNLAAYTNRLEQLKEKLRDTRPFFQQFAQDIKTMFGGKGVEKGEAANRFVKGLGSLSNMSGSLTSFVGDLYSMFGGSGLKQANILGQSMTNMLSGAASFAGLGATLGTAVSAGSSAGPIGAAIGAVVGLAIGGIKSAINNMAEAREEAARVAQYAKDTALFLQQQKWSDEYIYKENNKEVFEDKKIERARKQMQELSRLSADMKNKINNELRGIRVLDWVETHGGIKSWWKKTTDHHKDILDKYKEIVTKEGDINVELAKNLIKQELVRDEHLEQLKKMVAEQEQINKLREDINKYFKDVFGEFGNDLIDAAWDAVRQGEDAMKYFGTAVEKIVSKIGKQLILESFFKDKLEEIANKAKGIIGSNNADSEKMRSLQTLLASEKGALENRVRGAEFWFKEWQKMEKDLGIAPDDTKQRTAQTKGFQAMGQDTANELNARFTLMTELQRVSNEEIKKMTASALKAKENLDTLRENSLKSLFHLANIDANTYTLHQMSKDMANIKNSFEEIKLHGIKVK; encoded by the coding sequence ATGAATAATAACGAAGGAAGCATCAATTTTGAAATAGGATTAGATACTAAGAAATTTCAAGACAATTTAAAAGAAATAGAGCGTAAATTCAAGGAATTAGAGGAGAAATTCAACAAACCTAACATTCCTACACCTGAAATCCCCAAAATACCAGACGCTCCCAAAGCCACCAGAGAAGCCCAAGCCCTTGCAGACGCATTAAGAAATGTAAAGCGAGTAGCTGGCACACTCTTCGTGCTCGGAGGCGCACAACAATTCGTCTCACAACTCGTGAACGTACGCGATGAGTTCCAGCGCCTCGAAATCTCATTCGCTACAATGCTACAAAGCAAGGACAAGGCAAACAAGCTAATGGCTGAGATGGTAGACCTCGCCGCACACACACCTTTCTCAATGACAGAAGTAGCAGAAGGTGCAAAACGACTGCTCGCCTTCCAAATACCAGCCGAACAAGTAACTGACACCCTCCGACGTATGGGAGACGTAGCGGCGGGGCTTTCTGTGCCTATGTCCCAGCTTATCCACGTATACGGACAAGTAAAAGCACAAGGGCGACTACTCACCAACGACCTCTACCAATTCACCAACGCAGGTATCCCTATCATCGCCGAGCTATCCAAAGTAACAGGCAAAGCTGAGAACGAAATCAAGGATATGGTAACCGCTGGCAAAATAGGCTTTTCTGAGATACAACAAGTATTTCAGAATATGACCAATCAGGGTGGGCTATTCTACAACCTCACCGCCGAGCAAAGCAAATCACTTGGAGGGCAAATCTCCAACCTTAAAGACAACATCGAACAGATGTTTAACGAAATGGGCAAAGCCACCGAAGGCACTATATCCTCAGCCATCTCAGGCGTCGCCTACCTCGTTGAGCATTATAAGCAAGTAGGTAAAGTAATATCGGTACTTGTTGCCACTTATGGTACTTACAAAGCATCTCTCATAGCTCAGGGTGTAGCTCAGCAGATAGTAACCAAATACGGAGTAATAGATGCAGCGACTAAAAAGCTCCAAATACGCGCTACTATCCAAGCAATGCTCGCACAAAATAGCCTCACCAAAGCAATGCTCGCTAATCCCTACACCCTTGTAGCAGCAGCCGTTGTAGGGCTAATTGCAGCTATTTGGCAGTTCTCCAACGCTACCACTGCCGCCGAACAAGCACAAGAGAGCTTCAACAAGGAAATGAGCAAACTCTCCGACCTTCGCGACAAAGAACGCCAACAAGTCGATGACCTCCTCAGCACCCTCAAAGACGAGACCAAATCACGAGGCGAGCAAAACCAAGCACTCCTAAAATTGCAAGCCCTCTACCCCGCTATATTCAAGCAGTATCAAACCGAAGCCGAACTCCTCAATAAAATAGGAGAGGCTCGCCAAAAAGCATACGCCGATATAGATGAAAGCGATGCGAAGCGTAAAGAAGACTATGTAAGAAGGTTAGAGGATAGACTAAAAACACTCAAAGACAGCTCAGCAAATGCAAACGGCACAGACCTTTATAGTGCCTACAAAAAAGACAAAGAAATACAAGCAGTAGAAGCCGAACTTGCCAAAGCCCGCCGAGCCACAGCGTGGACAAAAACACAGAATAAGATAAACGAACTCTCTAACCTATCCCCCGAAGAGCAGAGACGCCAGCAAGCACTCATCCGCGAGGAAATCAACCGCCGTAAGAACGCACAAGTTGGAGTAGGTCAAAAGCAAATACCTCTCACAATGCCAGCCTTTCAGTCCACAGGCTACGAACAATTCGACTTCAAAGATTTAGGGCTTATCAATCAAAAAACAGATAGCTTCCTTAAAGTCTCAAAAGCACAAATTACTACCTTTGACGACCTCTTAAAGAAAAGAGCTGAGTTGCAGAAGGGCATAAACAATATCAAGGCACAACTAACAGCCAAAGGAGCTAACGTCAATGATGAAACCCTAAATAAACAATTAGCCGAGCAAGAAGCCGCCCTCAAAGCTGTAAACACTCAAATCGAAAAACTCGAAACCAAAAGCACTAAGAAAGGCGGCACTAAAACCACAAAAGCTGAAAAAACGCCCTACGACATTGAGGCAGAAAAACGCCGTATTGAGCGACAACAGGAAGACCTTCATTTTGCTAATGAAGAACAACGCATACAGCAATTAGAGGAAGGATATGACAAAGAAGACGAACTTATTCGTCTCCGTTATGAGCAACGCAAAATCAACATCCAGCGACTTGAACAGGACGCCCTCGCTACACTCATTGCCGAGCGAAAAAAACAATACGAATACGAGCACGGTAACGCCAAAGGCTTTGACCCTTCTGTCGTACAACTCGATGAAGCAACCAAAGGCGAGTTTACCCAAATGCGTAACTACAACGAAGCTGAAAAGCTCCAAGCGCAGGACAAACTATACCAAGCACTCCTCGACAAGTACAAAACCTACGCCGAAGAAGAAGCCTCCATTAACAAAAAGTATGCAGAAGAGCGCGCCGCATTAGAAAAACAGCTCACAGGTGAAACCCTTAAACAACGCCTCGCTGAAAGCAAAAAAGCCCAAAACAAAGAACTCTTCGAACTCCAAAGGAAATACAAAGCAGAAGGTAAAATTGTTGGACGCCTCTTTGAGGATTTCAGTAAAAAGAGCCTTAAAGACCTTGAAGAACTCTTTAAAGCAGCAACGGAAGAGTTCGCAAAAGTAAAAGATGAACTCGACCCTGACAACCTTGCAGCATATACGAACCGCCTTGAACAACTCAAAGAAAAACTAAGAGACACACGTCCATTCTTCCAACAATTCGCACAGGATATTAAAACAATGTTCGGCGGCAAAGGAGTGGAGAAAGGAGAGGCAGCAAATCGCTTTGTTAAAGGGTTAGGAAGTCTCAGCAATATGTCAGGTTCGCTCACCAGCTTCGTAGGCGACTTATATTCAATGTTTGGGGGTAGTGGTCTCAAACAAGCCAACATATTAGGGCAATCTATGACTAATATGCTCAGCGGTGCAGCATCATTTGCAGGCTTAGGAGCAACATTAGGTACGGCTGTCTCTGCTGGTTCATCCGCAGGACCTATTGGAGCCGCCATCGGCGCAGTCGTTGGTTTAGCCATCGGCGGTATCAAAAGTGCTATAAACAATATGGCAGAAGCCCGTGAGGAGGCCGCAAGAGTGGCACAGTATGCAAAAGACACTGCTCTATTCCTACAACAACAAAAATGGTCAGACGAATACATTTACAAAGAAAACAACAAAGAAGTATTTGAAGATAAGAAAATAGAGAGAGCACGTAAACAAATGCAAGAGCTTTCGAGGCTGTCAGCAGATATGAAGAACAAGATAAACAATGAACTTCGTGGCATAAGAGTATTAGATTGGGTAGAAACTCACGGAGGAATAAAAAGTTGGTGGAAAAAAACAACTGACCATCATAAAGATATACTCGATAAATACAAAGAGATTGTAACCAAAGAAGGGGATATTAATGTAGAACTCGCCAAAAATCTTATAAAGCAGGAGTTAGTTCGAGATGAGCACCTTGAACAATTAAAAAAGATGGTCGCAGAGCAAGAACAAATTAATAAGCTCCGAGAAGATATAAACAAATACTTCAAAGACGTATTTGGAGAATTTGGTAACGACCTTATTGACGCGGCTTGGGACGCTGTAAGGCAAGGTGAGGACGCTATGAAATACTTTGGAACAGCCGTAGAGAAGATTGTTTCAAAAATAGGTAAGCAGCTTATATTAGAAAGTTTCTTTAAAGATAAGTTAGAAGAAATAGCAAATAAGGCAAAGGGAATTATAGGAAGCAATAATGCAGACAGTGAGAAAATGAGGAGTTTACAAACGTTGTTAGCCTCAGAAAAAGGAGCGTTAGAAAACAGAGTGAGAGGAGCTGAATTTTGGTTTAAAGAATGGCAAAAAATGGAAAAGGATTTAGGTATTGCTCCTGACGACACTAAACAGCGCACCGCCCAAACCAAAGGCTTCCAAGCTATGGGGCAGGATACAGCTAACGAACTCAATGCCCGCTTTACCCTGATGACAGAGCTGCAACGTGTTAGTAACGAGGAAATCAAAAAGATGACCGCCTCAGCACTCAAAGCAAAAGAGAATCTCGACACCCTCCGCGAGAACTCTTTAAAATCGCTGTTCCATTTGGCAAATATCGACGCTAACACTTACACCCTTCACCAAATGAGCAAAGATATGGCAAATATCAAGAACTCGTTTGAGGAAATCAAGTTGCACGGAATAAAAGTGAAGTAG
- a CDS encoding AAA family ATPase yields the protein MYYKRIIDTHLQEWATSTDRMPILLRGALQIGKSTAVRHLAEQFEHYVEVNFEFKPDFIGLFKKDLDVKRIIEEIEVIANTPIEAGKTLLFLDEVK from the coding sequence ATGTATTATAAAAGAATCATAGACACCCATCTTCAAGAGTGGGCAACAAGTACCGACCGAATGCCTATACTGCTCAGAGGAGCACTACAAATAGGTAAATCCACAGCTGTAAGACACCTCGCCGAGCAATTCGAACACTATGTAGAAGTTAATTTTGAGTTCAAACCCGATTTTATAGGCTTATTTAAGAAGGATTTAGACGTCAAACGTATCATTGAAGAGATTGAAGTTATAGCAAACACACCTATTGAGGCAGGGAAAACACTTTTATTTCTTGATGAAGTAAAATAA
- a CDS encoding TetR/AcrR family transcriptional regulator yields MREQIIKRALEDFIQYGFKTFTMDDLSHKLGMSKKTLYEHFQSKADLAEACLDHVIATENSIDMFAGESNVIENIFANIGKCQEIFKINSAKPKRELQKYYPKLYAKFETYVMERNKRDVEELIERGQREGLFREDINRAFFLAFYSTFQHIRILSDNFPETRFSYWETLNSLFEYCLRILSNEQGLRELDRVIEKYNIIRNYNR; encoded by the coding sequence ATGAGAGAGCAAATTATTAAAAGAGCTTTGGAGGACTTTATTCAATACGGGTTTAAGACCTTTACAATGGATGATTTGTCGCATAAGCTGGGGATGTCGAAAAAGACATTGTACGAACACTTCCAATCGAAGGCTGACCTTGCAGAGGCTTGTCTTGATCACGTGATTGCCACAGAAAATAGTATTGATATGTTTGCAGGGGAGAGTAACGTGATTGAGAATATATTTGCAAATATTGGAAAATGCCAAGAGATTTTTAAGATTAACAGTGCCAAACCGAAAAGGGAATTGCAGAAGTATTATCCTAAGCTCTACGCTAAGTTTGAGACCTATGTGATGGAGCGCAACAAGAGAGATGTCGAGGAGCTCATTGAACGAGGGCAGCGCGAAGGTTTGTTCCGAGAGGATATCAATAGGGCTTTTTTCTTGGCGTTTTACAGTACTTTTCAGCATATAAGGATACTCTCAGACAATTTCCCTGAGACGCGTTTTAGTTATTGGGAAACGCTGAACTCACTATTCGAATACTGTCTGCGAATTCTCTCCAATGAGCAAGGGCTTAGAGAGTTAGACCGTGTGATTGAGAAATATAACATAATAAGGAATTATAATAGATAA
- a CDS encoding TolC family protein → MKRIIVTIALCCVASSWAQQKEITLKEAIRYALVNKADAEKARLEVEKSKYKIQEVRANALPNLSATGAMIYNPKIQATYIDASTFAMPGMPASDKVIKMEMGQKWSANAGAKLTQVLFNQSVFMGLKAARTTREFYMLNQQLTETQVIEKVAQAYYQVYQTRQSLENIESNIALTEKTASVVEGSYKAGLAKKIDVDRTTVALNNLKSARQQALNGLQLSENALKYMIGMPMEETITLPKEGFEANYELAFEQGNTDKRIELQVLEKQRQLLDLNVKVQRAALYPSLALQGTYGWLGMGPKAPLFYGEKDKVYWGDYSAITLGLNVPIFSGFGTRAKIRQAQIEMTALDQDLKDTRLAMDLAYKNATSKIQNNLLTIQSQKENVKLAEDVLTNTQNNYKQGLASLTDLLASERSLSDAKNSYTNALLEYKLAEIELLKSQGKLDSLK, encoded by the coding sequence ATGAAAAGAATTATCGTAACCATAGCTCTGTGCTGTGTGGCAAGCAGTTGGGCACAGCAGAAAGAAATCACTCTTAAAGAGGCAATTCGCTATGCTTTAGTGAACAAAGCAGACGCCGAAAAGGCACGTTTGGAGGTTGAGAAGAGTAAGTACAAGATACAAGAAGTGCGTGCCAACGCCCTGCCTAACCTCTCAGCCACGGGAGCAATGATTTACAACCCTAAAATACAAGCTACTTATATCGATGCAAGCACGTTTGCTATGCCTGGAATGCCCGCCTCTGACAAGGTCATCAAAATGGAGATGGGACAGAAATGGAGCGCTAATGCTGGGGCAAAGCTCACGCAGGTGCTCTTCAACCAAAGCGTGTTTATGGGGCTGAAAGCAGCACGCACCACCAGAGAGTTCTATATGCTCAACCAGCAGCTTACTGAGACGCAGGTGATTGAGAAAGTAGCTCAAGCCTATTATCAAGTGTATCAAACGCGACAATCACTGGAGAATATAGAGAGCAACATCGCATTGACTGAGAAGACTGCCAGCGTGGTAGAAGGCTCTTACAAAGCAGGTTTGGCTAAAAAGATCGACGTGGATCGCACCACAGTAGCGCTGAACAACCTCAAGTCGGCAAGGCAACAAGCCCTCAACGGACTGCAGCTTTCGGAGAATGCCCTTAAATATATGATCGGAATGCCAATGGAGGAAACCATCACACTACCTAAGGAAGGCTTCGAAGCTAACTATGAATTGGCTTTCGAACAAGGCAATACCGATAAGCGCATTGAGCTGCAAGTACTTGAAAAGCAACGTCAGTTGCTCGATTTGAATGTGAAGGTTCAGCGTGCGGCACTCTACCCTTCACTGGCTTTGCAAGGTACTTACGGTTGGCTCGGGATGGGACCCAAGGCACCACTATTCTACGGAGAGAAGGATAAGGTGTATTGGGGCGACTACTCTGCCATTACCCTTGGGCTGAACGTACCTATCTTTTCAGGCTTTGGCACACGTGCAAAGATACGACAGGCGCAGATAGAAATGACCGCCCTCGACCAAGATCTGAAGGATACCCGCCTTGCAATGGACTTGGCTTACAAGAACGCTACCAGCAAGATACAGAACAATTTGCTGACAATACAGTCACAAAAGGAGAATGTGAAGCTGGCAGAGGATGTACTTACCAACACACAAAACAACTACAAGCAAGGCTTGGCTTCGCTCACCGATCTGCTGGCGTCAGAGCGTTCGTTGTCGGATGCGAAGAATAGCTACACCAACGCCCTGCTCGAATATAAGCTGGCTGAGATCGAACTCCTCAAATCGCAGGGGAAACTCGACAGCTTAAAATAG
- a CDS encoding pyridoxal phosphate-dependent aminotransferase — translation MPTISHRAQILPQSPIRKLTPYAEKARREGKTIYHLNIGQPDIHTPEIALEAVRDFHPSVLEYTKSEGLDSLREKVVEYYKKHRINVDMSDIIITSGGSEALTYVVATVAGADDEIIIPEPYYANYISFSRAFDAVCVPITSSFDDNFALPPIAEFEKKITPRTKAFLICNPGNPTGYLYSREEILELAALAKKYDLFLIFDEVYREFVYEGEHFSIMEVPDLEQHAIMIDSVSKRFSMCGARIGWVVSKNKEVMRALLKFAQARLSSPTYSQVAAERAFDVDDSYFEDVLREYTRRRNVLIKELQTVEGVRVSMPKGAFYCIAELPVSNAEDFCIWLLNDFSVDNETVMLAPAEGFYATEGLGRKEVRIAYVLEVEKIKRAVAILRRALSEYQAIHK, via the coding sequence ATGCCAACAATATCACACAGGGCACAGATATTACCTCAGTCGCCCATACGCAAATTAACGCCGTATGCTGAAAAAGCAAGACGCGAAGGAAAGACGATTTACCACCTTAATATAGGGCAACCTGACATTCATACCCCAGAGATAGCACTCGAGGCAGTGCGCGATTTCCACCCTTCGGTGCTTGAATATACCAAGAGCGAAGGACTCGACTCACTGCGGGAAAAGGTGGTTGAATACTATAAAAAGCACCGTATCAACGTGGATATGAGTGATATTATCATTACCTCTGGAGGATCGGAAGCGCTGACTTATGTGGTTGCCACCGTTGCGGGCGCTGATGATGAGATTATCATTCCTGAACCTTATTACGCGAATTACATCAGTTTCTCACGTGCCTTTGATGCAGTTTGCGTACCAATTACCTCCTCCTTTGACGATAATTTTGCGCTTCCCCCAATAGCGGAGTTCGAAAAGAAGATTACGCCTCGCACCAAAGCATTCCTGATATGCAACCCAGGCAACCCAACAGGCTACCTATACTCGCGGGAGGAAATACTGGAACTTGCGGCACTGGCAAAGAAATACGACTTATTCTTGATCTTCGATGAAGTGTATCGTGAGTTCGTGTATGAGGGAGAACACTTCTCAATTATGGAAGTGCCCGACTTGGAGCAGCACGCCATTATGATCGACTCTGTCTCGAAACGATTCAGTATGTGCGGTGCGCGCATCGGTTGGGTAGTGTCGAAGAATAAGGAAGTGATGCGTGCTTTGCTCAAATTCGCGCAGGCGCGTTTGTCGTCACCTACGTACTCTCAGGTGGCTGCAGAGCGTGCTTTCGATGTAGATGACAGCTACTTTGAGGATGTGCTACGTGAGTATACACGCCGTCGCAACGTACTGATTAAGGAATTGCAAACGGTTGAAGGAGTGAGAGTATCAATGCCAAAGGGCGCTTTCTACTGTATTGCTGAGTTGCCTGTATCTAATGCTGAGGATTTTTGTATCTGGCTTTTGAACGATTTCTCAGTAGATAACGAGACGGTGATGCTTGCCCCTGCAGAAGGGTTTTACGCTACGGAAGGATTAGGGCGCAAAGAGGTGCGTATCGCTTACGTGCTTGAAGTAGAGAAGATAAAGCGGGCTGTGGCGATCCTCAGGCGTGCGCTCTCTGAATATCAGGCGATACATAAGTAG